A DNA window from Chiroxiphia lanceolata isolate bChiLan1 chromosome 6, bChiLan1.pri, whole genome shotgun sequence contains the following coding sequences:
- the FJX1 gene encoding four-jointed box protein 1 has product MRRARRAATGPLPLLGLLLLGALPGLWTVLLRREAAAQPEPEPLPPSESPAGRWGWGGSPAARGESGGGGQKTFRTLLAVPEVATGQEERGGEERFAVTGSLPPADTASPVERGIFWSRELEEQVPPGFAAEEAAAWLSAARAARVSSLERGGCGRSSNRLARLSDGSRACVRYGINPEQIQGEALSYHLAGVLGMQERLPPMVLALVEARGRQWEPVREELRGSHWAEGAVVSLTRWVDNLTAVVAPAPWSAEAGAGRRLQPLSAGELGRLPPSQLVELVQWSDLILFDYLTANFDRLVSNLFSLQWDPRVMRRATSNLLRAPDGGLVFMDNEAGLVHGYRLLAMWDPYNEPLLRSVCVFREGTARRVAELHRRRSAAAELRRRYRAREPLWARLGFLSERQAELLQARVDFVHRHIAHCRAQAAVL; this is encoded by the coding sequence ATGAGGCGGGCGAGGCGGGCCGCGACGGGCCCCCTGCCCCttctggggctgctgctcctgggcgCCCTGCCGGGGCTTTGGACGGTGCTTCTGCGGCGGGAAGCGGCGGCGCAGCCAGAGCCGGAGCCGCTCCCGCCCTCGGAGTCCCCCGCGGGGcggtggggctggggaggctccccggcggcgcggggcgagtccggcggcggcggccagAAAACTTTCCGGACGCTACTGGCGGTGCCGGAGGTGGCGACGGGCCAGGAGGAGCGGGGCGGCGAAGAGCGGTTCGCCGTGACCGGCTCGCTGCCGCCGGCCGATACCGCCTCCCCGGTGGAGCGGGGCATCTTCTGGAGCCGTGAGCTGGAAGAGCAGGTGCCTCCCGGCTTCGCggcggaggaggcggcggcgtGGCTCTCGgccgcccgcgccgcccgcgTGTCCTCGCTGGAGCGGGGCGGCTGCGGGCGCAGCTCCAACCGGCTGGCGCGGCTGTCGGACGGGAGCCGCGCCTGCGTCCGCTACGGCATCAACCCGGAGCAGATCCAGGGCGAGGCGCTCTCGTACCACCTGGCCGGGGTGCTGGGCATGCAGGAGCGGCTGCCGCCCATGGTCCTCGCCCTGGTGGAGGCCCGCGGGCGACAGTGGGAGCCGGTGCGGGAGGAGCTGCGCGGCTCGCATTGGGCCGAGGGCGCCGTGGTCAGCCTGACCCGCTGGGTGGACAATCTCACCGCCGTGGTGGCACCCGCACCCTGGAGCGCCGAGGCGGGCGCCGGTCGGCGGCTGCAGCCGCTGTCGGCGGGAGAGCTGGGCCGGCTGCCTCCATCCCAGCTGGTGGAGTTGGTGCAGTGGAGCGATCTGATCCTCTTCGACTACCTGACGGCCAACTTCGACCGCCTGGTCAGCAATCTCTTCAGCCTGCAGTGGGATCCCCGGGTGATGCGCCGTGCCACTAGCAACCTGCTCCGCGCCCCCGACGGCGGGCTCGTGTTCATGGACAACGAGGCGGGTCTCGTGCACGGCTACCGCCTCCTCGCCATGTGGGACCCCTACAACGAGCCGCTGCTCCGCTCCGTGTGCGTGTTCCGCGAGGGCACGGCCCGCCGAGTCGCCGAGCTGCACCGCCgccgcagcgccgccgccgAGCTGCGCCGCCGGTACCGGGCGCGGGAGCCGCTCTGGGCGCGCCTCGGCTTCCTCTCGGAGcgccaggcagagctgctgcaggccCGCGTCGACTTCGTGCACCGCCACATCGCCCACTGCCGCGCACAGGCCGCCGTGCTCTGA